The following are encoded together in the Zingiber officinale cultivar Zhangliang chromosome 8A, Zo_v1.1, whole genome shotgun sequence genome:
- the LOC122010169 gene encoding uncharacterized protein LOC122010169 — MAYLEPWKISPDDFSEFEFGERKDLENKGKENMDKKTSGKDANCMELHYSPGFESYVLSNYLFYSSLVVHFLGFAHKFLHTNPDSVIQMVLKVLDIMTASKQLLDLLQKVSVAYHSKPVGAAVYSSNDMQKYVSSIHEQLQDWEDGLYETEADGSFLHENWNHELKLFSDSEDGAHNLLQLFMLRAEHEIQMSSGDVSSNMQALDAIRSKMFVLFGISARKSASLTLTTSQTHDIHHARNELFTPKHPGVGERSWSNLKYKGDWMRRPISDTEVAWLANLLIRFSNWLNELLGLNHVDEGNLTSTTSPTIVHLSSNEVRNLEGPKEAITMLLELVGSLFSLFGNVVVKFLRSHKMRINLRVLASKKFATLLLLYFIFCLLKKLFSAVFVANP; from the exons ATGGCATATCTTGAGCCATGGAAGATTAGTCCAGAtgatttttctgaatttgaatttgGAGAAAGAAAGGATTTAGAAAATAAAGGCAAAGAAAACATGGACAAAAAAACCAGTGGCAAGGATGCGAACTGTATggaattacactattcaccaggTTTTGAAAGTTATGTTTTATCAAATTATCTGTTCTACAGTTCATTGGTTGTTCACTTTCTTGGGTTTGCCCACAAGTTTCTCCATACAAATCCAGATTCAGTTATCCAGATGGTGCTGAAG GTATTAGACATTATGACTGCATCCAAACAACTGCTGGACCTTCTTCAGAAAGTTAGTGTTGCTTACCATTCCAAACCAGTCGGTGCTGCTGTATATTCTTCTAATGACATGCAGAAATATGTATCATCCATCCATGAACAATTGCAG GATTGGGAGGATGGCCTTTATGAGACTGAAGCAGATGGATCTTTCTTACATGAGAACTGGAACCATGAATTGAAACTTTTCAGTGACAGTGAAGATGGAGCACATAACCTACTTCAG TTATTCATGCTACGGGCTGAACATGAGATCCAAATGTCTTCTGGGGACGTATCCAGTAACATGCAGGCTTTGGATGCAATTAGATCAAAGATGTTTGTTCTTTTCGGCATCTCAGCTAGGAAATCTGCCTCGCTTACACTTACGACCTCTCAGACTCATGATATCCATCATGCACGAAATGAGTTATTCACTCCCAAGCACCCAGGTGTCGGAGAACGTTCCTGGTCCAATTTAAAATATAAAGGCGATTGGATGCGGCGGCCAATCTCTGACACTGAAGTGGCATGGTTAGCAAACCTGTTGATCAGATTCTCTAATTGGTTGAACGAGCTTCTTGGTCTTAACCATGTCGATGAGGGCAACTTGACCAGCACAACCAGCCCAACCATTGTGCATTTAAGTAGCAATGAAGTGCGTAACTTGGAGGGACCAAAGGAAGCAATAACCATGTTGttggagctcgtcggttcgttgTTCAGTCTGTTTGGTAATGTAGTAGTGAAGTTCTTGAGATCACATAAGATGAGGATCAACTTGAGGGTGTTGGCCTCCAAGAAATTCGCAACGCTGCTGCTGCTATATTTTATTTTCTGTCTGCTGAAAAAGCTCTTCTCTGCGGTATTTGTAGCCAACCCTTGA
- the LOC122011228 gene encoding uncharacterized protein LOC122011228 has protein sequence MDSQNRAQDIAASILSASAPPQIDAACSAVNAFLRRHASDQSRAFFSIAFPSLICRLFGFDDVPPPSSVAAAQPTRPASTAWIDQAAADLTLSRHLFSLLSPDGVLFSSISSIDQQKLVRYVFPLERLPEWIRFVLQTDRPCSEICDLCPLLSGRVKEGPVHGSPYHIELNAFEYYLFWFAYYPVCRGNSENSSPDVIQKSRTFRLENWTSSLSVLSGATRRPCQKSGGNLYLQLLYAYLRAFVPKDQPDSSQPYRSSLLHYSFSHDDTTLLQAEFMVDTFVHFWMLDNDFSPLRLKFCRSFGLTFPFRALLRGTPPTPALGDALKLIVKYLNYNPTDAGGGNENSASGESPILKRSQNVVNSNNMMLYCKNSVVSWNEMIQRPLYRFILRSFLFFFQLGLS, from the coding sequence ATGGACTCCCAGAACAGGGCGCAGGACATCGCCGCTTCCATCCTCTCCGCCTCCGCCCCGCCCCAGATCGACGCCGCCTGCTCCGCCGTGAATGCCTTCCTTCGCCGCCACGCCTCCGACCAGAGTCGTGCCTTCTTCTCCATTGCCTTCCCCTCCCTCATCTGCCGCCTCTTCGGCTTCGACGACGTCCCTCCACCTTCCTCCGTTGCTGCCGCCCAACCCACCCGCCCTGCTTCCACTGCCTGGATCGACCAGGCTGCGGCCGATCTTACTCTCTCTAGACACCTCTTCTCACTTCTCTCTCCCGACGGCGTGTTGTTCTCCTCCATCTCCTCGATTGACCAACAAAAACTTGTCCGGTACGTGTTCCCCCTCGAGCGGTTGCCGGAGTGGATTCGGTTTGTCCTTCAGACCGATCGACCGTGCTCCGAAATCTGTGATCTATGCCCACTTCTCAGTGGTAGAGTTAAGGAGGGCCCAGTCCATGGTTCTCCGTACCATATTGAGCTCAATGCTTTTGAgtattatttattttggtttgCCTACTACCCTGTTTGTAGAGGTAACAGTGAGAACTCTAGCCCCGATGTGATTCAGAAGAGCCGGACGTTCAGGTTGGAGAATTGGACCTCGTCGCTTTCCGTTCTATCTGGTGCTACTAGGAGACCTTGCCAGAAGTCGGGTGGTAATTTGTATCTCCAGCTTCTCTATGCGTATCTTAGAGCCTTCGTGCCAAAAGATCAGCCAGATTCCAGCCAGCCCTATCGCAGTTCTCTACTTCACTATTCTTTTAGCCATGATGACACCACTTTACTGCAGGCTGAATTTATGGTTGATACTTTTGTCCACTTTTGGATGCTTGATAATGATTTTTCACCCCTCCGATTGAAGTTCTGCCGCTCTTTTGGTTTGACCTTTCCATTCAGGGCACTGCTAAGGGGAACTCCTCCTACCCCTGCACTAGGAGATGCGTTGAAGTTGATTGTGAAGTATTTGAACTACAATCCAACTGATGCTGGTGGAGGGAACGAGAACAGTGCATCTGGTGAAAGTCCTATCCTAAAGAGATCGCAGAATGTTGTTAACTCAAACAATATGATGCTTTATTGCAAGAATTCTGTTGTTTCTTGGAATGAAATGATACAGAGACCTTTATATAGGTTTATACTGAggagttttcttttttttttccaattgggTCTTTCATAA
- the LOC122010170 gene encoding pentatricopeptide repeat-containing protein At4g38150-like isoform X2, translating into MAIAAAAAIPRSLLSLSSSSHWRFLFSASSSLLRLRRSKFTSAFFVPSLAGRRCETALPVVSVFLPSPRLPSVSTDARCFCSSSRSSNTNSTASFGWSDDEDENKASTKIKEVDKSKLPPPYDPFSKKPAVEEPRDPSDLQEIFHKMRTEGLTNYAIKMFDGLSKDGLAHEALQLFAIIKDKGTMPDVVAHTAVLEAYANAGGHSKEAIRTYDRMLASGVCPNAYTFAVLVKGLAKDGRLPEARKYLLEMMGKGMRPNAGTYLELFEAYLREQKGDEARALVEEMRGKGFVPEGKAVRETIGKRSQVYRAVMDLFFGK; encoded by the exons ATGGcgatcgccgccgccgccgctatcCCTCGATCTCTCCTCTCCCTTTCCTCTTCCTCCCACTGGCGATTTCTCTTCTCCGCCAGTTCCAGTCTACTGCGCCTCCGCCGCTCCAAATTCACCTCTGCCTTCTTCGTTCCCTCTTTAGCCGGCCGCCGCTGTGAGACTGCGCTCCCCGTTGTCTCAGTCTTCCTCCCCTCGCCGAGGCTTCCTTCAGTTTCCACAGACGCTCGTTGTTTTTGCTCTTCCTCCCGCTCCAGCAACACCAATTCCACCGCTTCCTTCGGCTGGTCCGACGATGAGGACGAGAACAAGGCGAGCACGAAGATAAAGGAGGTCGACAAGAGCAAGCTTCCCCCTCCCTACGACCCCTTTAGCAAGAAGCCAGCGGTGGAGGAGCCCCGGGACCCCTCCGACCTGCAGGAG ATCTTCCACAAGATGCGCACCGAGGGCCTCACCAACTACGCCATCAAGATGTTCGACGGTTTGTCCAAGGACGGCCTCGCCCACGAGGCCCTGCAGCTGTTCGCCATCATCAAGGACAAGGGAACCATGCCTGACGTCGTCGCACACACGGCCGTCCTCGAGGCCTACGCCAACGCCGGCGGCCACTCCAAGGAAGCCATTCGCACATACGACCGCATGCTCGCGTCCGGCGTGTGCCCCAACGCCTACACGTTCGCCGTCCTCGTCAAGGGCCTCGCGAAGGACGGGCGATTGCCGGAGGCGCGCAAGTACTTGCTGGAGATGATGGGGAAGGGCATGCGCCCCAACGCCGGCACCTACCTCGAGCTGTTTGAGGCCTACCTGCGGGAGCAGAAGGGCGACGAGGCCAGGGCTCTAGTGGAAGAGATGAGAGGCAAGGGATTCGTGCCCGAGGGGAAGGCAGTGAGGGAGACGATCGGGAAGCGCAGTCAGGTCTACAGAGCCGTCATGGATCTTTTCTTTGGCAAGTGA
- the LOC122010170 gene encoding pentatricopeptide repeat-containing protein At4g38150-like isoform X1 codes for MAIAAAAAIPRSLLSLSSSSHWRFLFSASSSLLRLRRSKFTSAFFVPSLAGRRCETALPVVSVFLPSPRLPSVSTDARCFCSSSRSSNTNSTASFGWSDDEDENKASTKIKEVDKSKLPPPYDPFSKKPAVEEPRDPSDLQEIFHKMRTEGLAHEALQLFAIIKEPWDPSDLQEIFHKMRTEGLTNYAIKMFDGLSKDGLAHEALQLFAIIKDKGTMPDVVAHTAVLEAYANAGGHSKEAIRTYDRMLASGVCPNAYTFAVLVKGLAKDGRLPEARKYLLEMMGKGMRPNAGTYLELFEAYLREQKGDEARALVEEMRGKGFVPEGKAVRETIGKRSQVYRAVMDLFFGK; via the coding sequence ATGGcgatcgccgccgccgccgctatcCCTCGATCTCTCCTCTCCCTTTCCTCTTCCTCCCACTGGCGATTTCTCTTCTCCGCCAGTTCCAGTCTACTGCGCCTCCGCCGCTCCAAATTCACCTCTGCCTTCTTCGTTCCCTCTTTAGCCGGCCGCCGCTGTGAGACTGCGCTCCCCGTTGTCTCAGTCTTCCTCCCCTCGCCGAGGCTTCCTTCAGTTTCCACAGACGCTCGTTGTTTTTGCTCTTCCTCCCGCTCCAGCAACACCAATTCCACCGCTTCCTTCGGCTGGTCCGACGATGAGGACGAGAACAAGGCGAGCACGAAGATAAAGGAGGTCGACAAGAGCAAGCTTCCCCCTCCCTACGACCCCTTTAGCAAGAAGCCAGCGGTGGAGGAGCCCCGGGACCCCTCCGACCTGCAGGAGATCTTCCACAAGATGCGCACCGAGGGCCTCGCCCACGAGGCCCTGCAGCTGTTCGCCATCATCAAGGAGCCCTGGGACCCCTCCGACCTGCAGGAGATCTTCCACAAGATGCGCACCGAGGGCCTCACCAACTACGCCATCAAGATGTTCGACGGTTTGTCCAAGGACGGCCTCGCCCACGAGGCCCTGCAGCTGTTCGCCATCATCAAGGACAAGGGAACCATGCCTGACGTCGTCGCACACACGGCCGTCCTCGAGGCCTACGCCAACGCCGGCGGCCACTCCAAGGAAGCCATTCGCACATACGACCGCATGCTCGCGTCCGGCGTGTGCCCCAACGCCTACACGTTCGCCGTCCTCGTCAAGGGCCTCGCGAAGGACGGGCGATTGCCGGAGGCGCGCAAGTACTTGCTGGAGATGATGGGGAAGGGCATGCGCCCCAACGCCGGCACCTACCTCGAGCTGTTTGAGGCCTACCTGCGGGAGCAGAAGGGCGACGAGGCCAGGGCTCTAGTGGAAGAGATGAGAGGCAAGGGATTCGTGCCCGAGGGGAAGGCAGTGAGGGAGACGATCGGGAAGCGCAGTCAGGTCTACAGAGCCGTCATGGATCTTTTCTTTGGCAAGTGA